A portion of the Melitaea cinxia chromosome 1, ilMelCinx1.1, whole genome shotgun sequence genome contains these proteins:
- the LOC123655169 gene encoding ctenidin-1-like isoform X2, with amino-acid sequence MTRIAIVYVALVVFAMVQATPDGNSGGGVVEGGVGGGSGLGSGDGLGSGGGGGLGGDANLGTVLRHDGWQYYVTILSNIELLALCSIKLQIQL; translated from the exons ATGACTAGGATCGCTATAGTTTATGTGGCCCTCGTGGTCTTCGCCATGGTTCAAGCGACACCAG ACGGAAACAGCGGTGGAGGTGTCGTCGAAGGCGGCGTCGGCGGCGGTAGTGGACTTGGCAGCGGAGATGGTTTAGGAAGCGGTGGCGGCGGCGGTCTTGGAGGAG ACGCTAATTTGGGCACTGTACTGAGACACGACGGCTGGcaatattatgttacaatattGAGTAATATTGAACTTTTAGCTCTTTGTAGTATCAAATTACAAATCCAGCTATAA
- the LOC123655169 gene encoding glycine-rich cell wall structural protein-like isoform X1 produces the protein MTRIAIVYVALVVFAMVQATPDGNSGGGVVEGGVGGGSGLGSGDGLGSGGGGGLGGGISVGVFPLIKAKVNMDANLGTVLRHDGWQYYVTILSNIELLALCSIKLQIQL, from the exons ATGACTAGGATCGCTATAGTTTATGTGGCCCTCGTGGTCTTCGCCATGGTTCAAGCGACACCAG ACGGAAACAGCGGTGGAGGTGTCGTCGAAGGCGGCGTCGGCGGCGGTAGTGGACTTGGCAGCGGAGATGGTTTAGGAAGCGGTGGCGGCGGCGGTCTTGGAGGAGGTATTAGTGTTGGGGTTTTTCCGTTGATAAAGGCCAAGGTTAACATGG ACGCTAATTTGGGCACTGTACTGAGACACGACGGCTGGcaatattatgttacaatattGAGTAATATTGAACTTTTAGCTCTTTGTAGTATCAAATTACAAATCCAGCTATAA